A region from the Anaeromyxobacter diazotrophicus genome encodes:
- a CDS encoding M28 family peptidase yields MALHLARATRAALAAALALLALPAAAAPSFTPAEQAAAARVRADEISGHLRFLADDLLEGRAPGERGDDLAVRYLAAQLEAAGLEPGVPAEGGKPASWFQSVPLVKLTGAVPPEVEVRGARGALALSTRPSKEMDLIVAPSAEVDRVKLAGAGLVFVGYGITAPEHGWDDYRGADVRGKVVVILNFNPPFAGEGVRLWYGRWDYKYENAARHGAAGAIIVHTTPSASYPWQVLTASADGTEMALPQEPGEARLLAKMWVSEAAARRVFALAGQDLDERTRAAQDPQRRGLGAAPLGLGLSLDMPVARAVTPSANVVGLLRGTDAKLAQEYVLYSAHHDHLGQRAPVPPATDGIYNGALDNASGCATVLAIARAAAPAPARRSLLFVFFTAEEKGLLGARWFAQHPPAPAGRLAATINLDAVNILGRTSDLAMLGLGKSSVSEVVREVAAAQGRTVHGDAFPDRGSYYRSDHFELARVGVPDVSVKGGPHYLGRPEAWGREQQTAYEQRNYHQPSDEYPPAPGRWDLSGAVEDAQLQLVVGLRLADAPGLPRWNAGDEFEPARSAALRALTSR; encoded by the coding sequence ATGGCCCTCCACCTGGCTCGTGCAACCCGCGCCGCGCTCGCCGCCGCGCTGGCGCTCCTGGCGCTCCCCGCCGCCGCCGCCCCGTCCTTCACCCCGGCCGAGCAGGCCGCTGCTGCGCGCGTGCGCGCCGACGAGATCTCCGGCCACCTCCGCTTCCTGGCCGACGATCTGCTCGAGGGGCGCGCGCCGGGCGAGCGCGGGGACGACCTCGCCGTCCGCTACCTGGCCGCGCAGCTCGAGGCGGCCGGGCTCGAGCCGGGCGTGCCGGCCGAGGGCGGGAAGCCCGCCTCGTGGTTCCAGAGCGTGCCGCTGGTGAAGCTCACCGGCGCGGTGCCGCCCGAGGTCGAGGTGCGCGGCGCCCGCGGCGCGCTGGCGCTCTCGACCCGCCCGTCGAAGGAGATGGACCTCATCGTCGCGCCGAGCGCCGAGGTGGACCGGGTGAAGCTCGCGGGCGCCGGGCTGGTCTTCGTGGGCTACGGCATCACCGCGCCCGAGCACGGCTGGGACGACTACCGGGGCGCCGACGTCCGGGGCAAGGTGGTGGTGATCCTCAACTTCAACCCGCCCTTCGCCGGGGAGGGCGTGCGCCTCTGGTACGGGCGCTGGGACTACAAGTACGAGAACGCCGCCCGCCACGGCGCCGCCGGGGCCATCATCGTCCACACCACGCCCTCGGCCAGCTACCCGTGGCAGGTGCTCACCGCCTCCGCGGACGGGACCGAGATGGCGCTGCCGCAGGAGCCCGGCGAGGCGCGGCTCCTCGCCAAGATGTGGGTGAGCGAGGCCGCCGCGCGGCGCGTGTTCGCGCTCGCCGGCCAGGACCTCGACGAGCGCACCCGCGCCGCGCAGGACCCGCAGCGGCGGGGCCTGGGCGCCGCGCCGCTCGGGCTCGGGCTCTCGCTCGACATGCCGGTCGCGCGCGCCGTGACGCCGAGCGCGAACGTGGTGGGCCTGCTCCGCGGGACCGACGCGAAGCTCGCGCAGGAGTACGTCCTCTACAGCGCGCACCACGACCACCTGGGGCAGCGGGCGCCCGTGCCGCCCGCGACCGACGGCATCTACAACGGCGCGCTCGACAACGCCTCCGGCTGCGCCACCGTGCTCGCCATCGCCCGCGCGGCCGCCCCCGCGCCGGCCCGGCGCTCCCTCCTGTTCGTCTTCTTCACCGCCGAGGAGAAGGGGCTCCTCGGCGCCCGCTGGTTCGCGCAGCACCCGCCGGCGCCGGCCGGGCGCCTCGCCGCCACCATCAACCTCGACGCGGTGAACATCCTCGGCCGGACGAGCGATCTCGCCATGCTCGGGCTCGGCAAGTCGTCGGTCTCCGAGGTCGTCCGCGAGGTGGCGGCGGCGCAGGGCCGCACCGTGCACGGCGACGCGTTCCCCGACCGTGGCTCCTACTACCGGTCCGATCACTTCGAGCTGGCGCGGGTGGGCGTCCCCGACGTCTCCGTGAAGGGCGGCCCGCACTACCTCGGCCGGCCCGAGGCCTGGGGCCGCGAGCAGCAGACCGCCTACGAGCAGCGGAACTACCACCAGCCGTCGGACGAGTACCCGCCCGCGCCGGGCCGGTGGGACCTGTCCGGCGCGGTCGAGGACGCGCAGCTGCAGCTCGTGGTGGGCCTGCGGCTCGCCGACGCGCCCGGGCTGCCGCGCTGGAACGCGGGCGACGAGTTCGAGCCGGCGCGGAGCGCGGCGCTCCGGGCGCTCACTTCACGGTGA
- the tal gene encoding transaldolase, with protein sequence MANPLRELARFGQSVWYDSLRRGILASGELARFIAEDGLTGLTTNPAIYEKAIGQSRDYDAELLRLLPRRDLDAKAIYEELALHDIRAAADLLRPVYARTARGDGFVSLEVSPVVARNAAATQAEARRLWRALGRENVLIKVPGTPEALPAIRQLLSEGVNVNVTLLFSRATYARVAEAYLTALEDRAARGEDLSRLASVASFFVSRVDTLVDGLLEEQCASSSRREVQVRAEALRGRVGIANAKLVYQDWRALTASPRWARLRSLGARPQRLLWASTSTKNARYRDVMYVEELIGPETIDTMPPATFDAFRDHGRVRPTLEADVGAARQAMTELADLGISIDDVTDRLLADGVRLFAEPFAKLLATIEARRASEAGAGAHAP encoded by the coding sequence ATGGCGAACCCACTGCGTGAGCTGGCCCGCTTCGGGCAGAGCGTCTGGTACGACAGCCTGCGGCGGGGGATCCTCGCCTCGGGGGAGCTGGCGCGCTTCATCGCGGAGGATGGGCTCACCGGGCTCACCACCAACCCCGCCATCTACGAGAAGGCCATCGGGCAGAGCCGCGACTACGACGCCGAGCTGCTGCGGCTCCTGCCGCGGCGCGACCTCGACGCCAAGGCCATCTACGAGGAGCTGGCGCTCCACGACATCCGGGCCGCCGCCGATCTCCTGCGCCCCGTCTACGCGCGGACCGCGCGGGGCGACGGCTTCGTGAGCCTCGAGGTCTCGCCGGTGGTCGCGCGCAACGCCGCCGCGACGCAGGCCGAGGCGCGGCGGCTGTGGCGCGCGCTCGGGCGCGAGAACGTCCTGATCAAGGTGCCGGGGACGCCCGAGGCCCTCCCGGCCATCCGCCAGCTCCTCTCGGAGGGCGTCAACGTCAACGTGACGCTGCTCTTCTCGCGCGCGACGTACGCCCGCGTCGCCGAGGCCTACCTCACCGCGCTGGAGGATCGGGCGGCGCGCGGCGAGGATCTGTCGCGGCTGGCGAGCGTGGCGAGCTTCTTCGTGTCGCGCGTCGACACGCTCGTGGACGGCCTGCTCGAGGAGCAGTGCGCCAGCAGCTCCCGGCGCGAGGTCCAGGTGCGCGCCGAGGCGCTGCGGGGCCGGGTGGGCATCGCCAACGCCAAGCTGGTCTACCAGGACTGGCGCGCGCTCACGGCCTCGCCGCGGTGGGCGCGGCTCCGTTCGCTCGGCGCGCGGCCGCAGCGGCTCCTCTGGGCGAGCACCAGCACCAAGAACGCCCGCTACCGCGACGTCATGTACGTGGAGGAGCTGATCGGCCCCGAGACCATCGACACCATGCCGCCCGCCACCTTCGACGCCTTCCGCGACCACGGCCGGGTGCGGCCGACGCTCGAGGCCGACGTCGGAGCGGCGCGGCAGGCGATGACCGAGCTCGCCGACCTCGGGATCTCGATCGACGACGTCACCGACCGCCTGCTCGCGGACGGCGTGCGGCTGTTCGCGGAGCCGTTCGCCAAGCTGCTGGCCACCATCGAGGCGCGGCGGGCGTCGGAGGCGGGTGCGGGCGCGCACGCCCCGTAG
- the folE gene encoding GTP cyclohydrolase I FolE, with product MDAAKVEGLVRELLREIGEDPAREGLLQTPARVARALAFLTSGYRGDAAEVVHRAVFAQPTNHMVIARDIELYSLCEHHLLPFFGRAHIGYVAQGRVIGVSKLARLVDHFARRLQIQERLTEEVAGAVQEAVKADGVGVVVEAQHLCMMMRGVEKQNSMMTTSAVLGSFRRSTATRAEFLTLIGRRHL from the coding sequence ATGGACGCGGCGAAGGTTGAGGGCCTCGTGCGCGAGCTGCTCCGGGAGATCGGGGAGGACCCCGCGCGCGAGGGGCTCCTCCAGACGCCGGCCCGCGTGGCCCGCGCGCTCGCGTTCCTCACCTCGGGCTACCGCGGCGACGCCGCGGAGGTCGTGCACCGGGCGGTCTTCGCGCAGCCGACGAACCACATGGTGATCGCCCGCGACATCGAGCTCTACAGCTTGTGCGAGCACCACCTGCTGCCCTTCTTCGGCCGCGCCCACATCGGCTACGTCGCCCAGGGGCGGGTCATCGGCGTCTCCAAGCTGGCGCGCCTCGTCGACCACTTCGCGCGGCGGCTCCAGATCCAGGAGCGCCTGACGGAGGAGGTCGCCGGCGCGGTGCAGGAAGCGGTGAAGGCGGACGGCGTGGGCGTCGTCGTCGAGGCGCAGCACCTGTGCATGATGATGCGCGGGGTCGAGAAGCAGAACTCGATGATGACCACCTCGGCGGTGCTGGGCAGCTTCCGCCGCTCGACGGCGACCAGGGCCGAGTTCCTGACGCTCATCGGCCGGCGGCACCTGTGA
- a CDS encoding acyl-CoA thioesterase, whose translation MAFSRRYVVRWSDADANGHVRHTVYPELGAEVRLAWLAEAGWDWKRFERERIGPVLLREEIDYRREVGLNGSVEIDNEAVGLSPDGGRWKLRHTVRKEDGEVAAQLVVLGGWIDLEARRLVVAPPSLLEVLRAAPRAADYADLPPLRR comes from the coding sequence ATGGCCTTCTCTCGCCGCTACGTCGTGCGCTGGTCGGACGCCGACGCCAACGGGCACGTCCGCCACACCGTCTACCCCGAGCTCGGCGCCGAGGTGCGGCTCGCCTGGCTGGCGGAGGCGGGCTGGGACTGGAAGCGCTTCGAGCGGGAGCGCATCGGCCCGGTGCTGCTGCGCGAGGAGATCGACTACCGGCGCGAGGTGGGCCTCAACGGCTCGGTCGAGATCGACAACGAGGCGGTGGGCCTCTCGCCCGACGGCGGCCGCTGGAAGCTGCGCCACACCGTCCGCAAGGAGGACGGCGAGGTGGCGGCGCAGCTCGTGGTGCTGGGCGGCTGGATCGACCTCGAGGCGCGGCGGCTGGTGGTCGCCCCGCCGTCGCTGCTCGAGGTGCTGCGCGCGGCGCCGCGCGCGGCCGACTACGCCGACCTGCCGCCGCTGCGCCGCTGA
- a CDS encoding hemerythrin domain-containing protein, translating into MPRSETTSFSPRGADLIAQSGAPRPSAPPVTAPLRAARAQLRQALAALAERVGALPSLPLEQRAAAMGRVVAELDERLRPHLEFEERTIHPVVDKFACEGPAAFSASMRYEHVIIYRWLAELGRQAGEASAAVAFSRRADNLLGVVLAHFELEEEVLFPVLDRTMSASSGRALTLGAPAPSRGAPPLDAE; encoded by the coding sequence GTGCCAAGGTCCGAGACCACGAGCTTCAGCCCGCGAGGGGCCGACCTCATCGCCCAGAGCGGAGCGCCCCGGCCGAGCGCGCCGCCGGTCACCGCTCCGCTGCGCGCAGCGCGCGCTCAGCTCCGGCAGGCGCTCGCCGCGCTGGCCGAGCGCGTGGGCGCCTTGCCCTCCCTGCCGCTCGAGCAGCGCGCCGCCGCCATGGGGCGGGTGGTCGCCGAGCTCGACGAGCGCCTCCGCCCGCACCTCGAGTTCGAGGAGCGCACCATCCACCCGGTGGTGGACAAGTTCGCCTGCGAGGGTCCGGCCGCGTTCAGCGCCTCCATGCGGTACGAGCACGTCATCATCTACCGCTGGCTCGCGGAGCTCGGACGTCAGGCGGGCGAGGCTTCGGCCGCCGTCGCCTTCTCGCGGCGCGCCGACAACCTGCTGGGCGTCGTCCTCGCTCATTTCGAGCTGGAGGAGGAGGTCCTCTTCCCCGTGCTCGATCGCACGATGAGCGCCTCGTCCGGCCGGGCGCTCACGCTGGGGGCTCCCGCGCCGAGCCGCGGTGCCCCGCCGCTGGACGCCGAGTAG
- a CDS encoding transketolase, protein MASTSDRWRALATRLRADSIRATTAAGSGHPTSSMSAADLMAVLLSDHLHYDWKAPHGPDNDRLVFSKGHAAPLLYAMFKAAGAIADEELLTLRKRGSRLEGHPTPGLPWVDVATGSLGQGIPAAVGMALAARLLDLDLRCWVLLGDSEMAEGSVYEAFELAGFYRLSSIIAIVDMNRLGQRGPTMAQWDGEPYAARARAFGWNAQILDGHDREAIHRAYQEAEASSRPTCLVARTRKGAGVSFLEDKEGWHGKALSADEAKRALAELGDPAGDLVVETRRPRQASAPRTPSAGAFTPPRYEVGTKVATREAFGDALRALGAARGDVVVLDGEVSNSTFSERFLKADAARFFEIYIAEQQLVSAAVGMQVLGLRPFAATFAAFFSRAYDQVRMAAISRAHLGLVGSHAGVSIGEDGPSQMALEDLAMMRAVHGSTVLYPSCATTAAELTRQMASRDGITYLRTTREKTPVLYGSEERFAIGGSKVLRQSPRDVAAVLAAGVTLHEALRAHALLEGEGLAVRVVDLYSVKPIDAVTVEACARECGGQLVVVEDHWPQGGLGDAVCEVFAGRPSPPSVARLGVRDMPGSGTPAQLLDAAGISAEHIAAAVRRIGRGGTGPGGG, encoded by the coding sequence ATGGCGAGCACTTCCGACAGGTGGCGAGCGCTGGCGACCCGGCTCCGCGCCGACAGCATCCGCGCCACGACCGCGGCCGGCTCGGGGCACCCCACCTCCAGCATGTCGGCGGCGGATCTGATGGCCGTCCTGCTGTCGGATCACCTCCACTACGACTGGAAGGCCCCCCACGGCCCGGACAACGACCGGCTCGTCTTCTCGAAGGGCCACGCCGCGCCGCTCCTCTACGCCATGTTCAAGGCGGCCGGTGCCATCGCCGACGAGGAGCTGCTCACGCTGCGCAAGCGCGGCAGCCGGCTCGAGGGACACCCGACGCCAGGCCTGCCCTGGGTCGACGTGGCGACGGGGTCGCTCGGGCAGGGGATCCCGGCGGCGGTGGGGATGGCCCTGGCCGCGCGCCTGCTGGACCTCGACCTGCGCTGCTGGGTGCTCCTCGGCGACAGCGAGATGGCCGAGGGGAGCGTGTACGAGGCCTTCGAGCTGGCGGGGTTCTACAGGCTGAGCTCGATCATCGCGATCGTCGACATGAACCGCCTCGGGCAGCGCGGCCCCACGATGGCGCAGTGGGACGGGGAGCCGTACGCCGCGCGAGCGCGCGCCTTCGGCTGGAACGCCCAGATCCTGGACGGCCACGACCGGGAGGCCATCCACCGTGCGTACCAGGAGGCGGAGGCCTCGTCGCGGCCGACGTGCCTCGTGGCGCGCACGAGGAAGGGCGCCGGAGTCTCCTTCCTGGAGGACAAGGAGGGCTGGCACGGCAAGGCGCTCTCCGCGGACGAGGCGAAGCGGGCGCTGGCCGAGCTGGGCGACCCCGCGGGCGACCTCGTCGTCGAGACGCGGAGGCCGCGGCAGGCCTCGGCGCCGCGCACGCCTTCCGCCGGCGCGTTCACGCCGCCTCGCTACGAGGTCGGGACGAAGGTGGCGACGCGCGAGGCGTTCGGCGACGCGCTCCGGGCGCTCGGCGCGGCGCGCGGGGACGTGGTGGTGCTGGACGGGGAGGTGAGCAACTCCACCTTCTCGGAGAGGTTCCTGAAGGCGGACGCCGCCCGCTTCTTCGAGATCTACATCGCGGAGCAGCAGCTGGTGAGCGCGGCGGTGGGCATGCAGGTGCTCGGCCTCAGGCCCTTCGCGGCCACCTTCGCCGCGTTCTTCTCGCGCGCCTACGACCAGGTCCGCATGGCCGCGATCTCGCGGGCCCACCTCGGCCTGGTGGGCTCGCACGCGGGCGTCTCGATCGGCGAGGACGGGCCCTCGCAGATGGCCCTCGAGGACCTCGCCATGATGCGCGCCGTGCACGGCAGCACCGTCCTCTACCCGTCGTGCGCCACCACCGCCGCGGAGCTGACGCGGCAGATGGCGAGCCGCGACGGGATCACCTACCTGCGCACGACGCGGGAGAAGACGCCGGTCCTCTACGGGAGCGAGGAGCGCTTCGCCATCGGCGGGAGCAAGGTCCTGCGCCAGTCCCCGCGCGACGTGGCGGCCGTCCTCGCCGCCGGCGTCACGCTCCACGAGGCGCTCCGGGCCCACGCGCTGCTCGAGGGCGAGGGGCTGGCGGTCCGCGTCGTCGACCTCTACTCGGTGAAGCCGATCGACGCGGTGACGGTCGAGGCCTGCGCCCGCGAGTGCGGCGGCCAGCTCGTCGTCGTGGAGGATCACTGGCCGCAGGGCGGGCTGGGCGACGCGGTCTGCGAGGTGTTCGCGGGCCGCCCCTCGCCGCCGTCCGTCGCGCGGCTGGGGGTGCGGGACATGCCCGGCTCGGGGACCCCGGCGCAGCTGCTCGACGCCGCGGGCATCAGCGCCGAGCACATCGCGGCGGCGGTGCGGCGCATCGGCCGAGGGGGCACGGGTCCCGGCGGCGGGTGA
- a CDS encoding S8 family serine peptidase, protein MRRSALAVLTVAAAAAASSVAAADRSSRLTLTPIQGEFQPAYVPIPLGGGPLVTVVVEVGGDSVAAAQAAAGKKLDDATKQRIAGDLATRQAPVADHIRAHGGRVLAQFQHALNGVKARVPLAEVAKLAGLPGVVAVRPVSVVKPDVDGPANTVGVPFIGAPQAWSGVDGVHGEKIKVAVIDTGIDFTHANFGGPGTPAAYQAAFAANTAPADPKLFGPGAPKVKGGIDLVGDAYDASAPATLPDGTPNPALTPVPDPNPLDCYLAGHGSHVSGTIAGFGVTAAGATYRGAYDASTIGSQSWNVGPGVAPKADLYAVRVFGCEGSTDVVVDAIDWAVKHDMDVINMSLGSSFGTPDSADAIAAENAARAGVIVVASAGNSGFAPYITGSPATGNRVISVAALDAIASFPGAVLGLSTGATVDAIDANGATLPGGALGLYVLRNADGTVSLGCNDAEYAAVEPQLAGKIVVSVRGLCPRVDRAILAGKHGAAAALMINTSDAFPPFEGAIPGATIPFLGVKSSSRAAVLAASSTTLTAASIANPGFSQFASFSSGGPRMNDSALKPSVTAPGVSVLSTWVGTGDQGERMSGTSMASPHVAGVAALTLQAHRGWSAEEIRAAILGTADATKVLDYEARIGGAGLVQAAPAVKTQVVPLAQPFGPMNLSYGFAELTRDLDRGQIVLVKNNGKEWATFDVTTTPTGGSPHTATAFPSRVRVPPHGVFPVAVRLQVAAGAAGNTDLFRDAAGLVTLTPVSGSNGGIGLAVPYYLVAYSRAELEARATGLNGSSTSATVALANEEGAIPVNADFYAWGASGTPNGKGSIDLRAAGVQAFTSGGRRYLVFAVNTFNRFSSAAVNEYDVLVDTNGDGAPDYAVSAIDYGLVTAGSFSGDVAVVVQNLATGAASIRFFANAPTDGSTLELPVRASDLGLTPAAPRFTYSVQAFDLFTGDSDATSDAGAFNAFASAVATGDYVTVAPAGNASVSVAVDPAEWAQTAPKGLMIVNLDGKAGRDQAVLVPAR, encoded by the coding sequence ATGCGCCGATCAGCTCTCGCCGTACTCACCGTCGCGGCCGCGGCCGCGGCGAGCTCGGTCGCAGCCGCCGACCGCTCGAGCCGCCTCACGCTCACGCCGATCCAGGGCGAGTTCCAGCCGGCCTACGTCCCGATCCCGCTCGGCGGCGGTCCGCTCGTCACCGTCGTGGTGGAGGTCGGCGGCGACTCGGTCGCGGCCGCCCAGGCGGCGGCCGGGAAGAAGCTCGACGACGCCACGAAGCAGCGCATCGCCGGCGATCTCGCGACGCGGCAGGCGCCGGTGGCGGATCACATCCGCGCCCACGGCGGCCGGGTGCTGGCGCAGTTCCAGCACGCCCTCAACGGCGTCAAGGCGCGCGTCCCGCTGGCGGAGGTGGCGAAGCTCGCGGGCCTCCCCGGCGTCGTCGCGGTCCGCCCGGTCTCGGTGGTGAAGCCGGACGTCGACGGCCCCGCCAACACGGTCGGCGTGCCCTTCATCGGCGCGCCCCAGGCCTGGAGCGGCGTGGACGGCGTCCACGGCGAGAAGATCAAGGTGGCGGTCATCGACACCGGCATCGACTTCACGCACGCCAACTTCGGCGGCCCCGGCACGCCCGCCGCCTACCAGGCCGCGTTCGCCGCCAACACCGCGCCGGCCGATCCGAAGCTGTTCGGCCCCGGGGCGCCCAAGGTGAAGGGCGGCATCGACCTCGTCGGCGACGCGTACGACGCGTCCGCGCCCGCGACGCTGCCCGACGGCACCCCCAACCCGGCCCTCACGCCGGTCCCCGACCCGAACCCGCTCGACTGCTACCTGGCCGGCCACGGCAGCCACGTCTCCGGCACCATCGCCGGCTTCGGCGTGACCGCCGCCGGGGCGACGTACCGCGGCGCCTACGACGCGAGCACCATCGGCTCGCAGAGCTGGAACGTCGGCCCGGGCGTGGCGCCCAAGGCCGACCTCTACGCGGTGCGCGTGTTCGGCTGCGAGGGCTCGACGGACGTGGTGGTCGACGCCATCGACTGGGCGGTGAAGCACGACATGGACGTCATCAACATGTCGCTCGGCTCGTCCTTCGGGACGCCCGACAGCGCCGACGCCATCGCCGCCGAGAACGCCGCCAGAGCCGGCGTCATCGTGGTGGCCTCGGCCGGCAACTCCGGGTTCGCGCCCTACATCACCGGCTCCCCCGCCACCGGCAACCGGGTCATCTCGGTGGCCGCGCTCGACGCGATCGCGTCCTTCCCCGGCGCGGTGCTGGGCCTCTCCACCGGCGCCACCGTGGACGCCATCGACGCCAACGGGGCGACGCTGCCCGGGGGCGCGCTCGGGCTCTACGTGCTGCGCAACGCCGACGGGACCGTCTCGCTCGGCTGCAACGACGCCGAGTACGCGGCGGTCGAGCCGCAGCTCGCCGGCAAGATCGTGGTCTCGGTGCGCGGCCTCTGCCCGCGCGTGGACCGCGCCATCCTGGCCGGCAAGCACGGCGCCGCGGCGGCGCTCATGATCAACACCTCCGACGCCTTCCCGCCCTTCGAGGGCGCCATCCCGGGCGCCACCATCCCGTTCCTGGGCGTCAAGTCGAGCAGCCGGGCGGCGGTGCTGGCCGCCAGCTCGACCACGCTGACCGCCGCCTCGATCGCGAACCCCGGCTTCTCGCAGTTCGCGAGCTTCAGCTCGGGCGGCCCGCGCATGAACGACTCGGCCCTGAAGCCGAGCGTCACCGCGCCCGGCGTCTCGGTGCTCTCGACCTGGGTGGGGACCGGCGACCAGGGTGAGCGGATGAGCGGCACGTCGATGGCCTCGCCCCACGTCGCCGGCGTGGCGGCGCTCACGCTGCAGGCGCACCGCGGGTGGAGCGCGGAGGAGATCCGGGCCGCCATCCTCGGGACCGCCGACGCGACGAAGGTGCTCGACTACGAGGCGCGGATCGGCGGCGCCGGCCTGGTGCAGGCGGCGCCGGCCGTGAAGACCCAGGTGGTCCCGCTGGCCCAGCCGTTCGGGCCGATGAACCTCTCCTACGGCTTCGCCGAGCTCACCCGCGACCTCGATCGCGGCCAGATCGTGCTCGTGAAGAACAACGGCAAGGAGTGGGCGACGTTCGACGTGACCACCACCCCGACCGGCGGCAGCCCGCACACCGCCACCGCCTTCCCGTCGCGGGTGCGGGTGCCGCCGCACGGCGTGTTCCCGGTGGCGGTGCGGCTGCAGGTCGCCGCCGGCGCCGCCGGCAACACCGACCTGTTCCGGGACGCGGCCGGCCTGGTGACGCTCACGCCGGTGTCGGGCTCGAACGGCGGCATCGGCCTCGCCGTCCCGTACTACCTCGTCGCGTACTCGCGCGCCGAGCTCGAGGCCCGGGCGACCGGGCTGAACGGGTCCAGCACCTCCGCCACCGTGGCGCTCGCGAACGAGGAGGGCGCCATCCCGGTCAACGCCGACTTCTACGCCTGGGGCGCCTCCGGGACGCCGAACGGCAAGGGCTCGATCGACCTGCGCGCGGCGGGCGTGCAGGCCTTCACCTCGGGCGGCCGCCGCTACCTGGTGTTCGCGGTGAACACCTTCAACCGCTTCTCGAGCGCGGCCGTGAACGAGTACGACGTCCTCGTCGACACGAACGGCGACGGGGCGCCGGACTACGCGGTGAGCGCCATCGACTACGGCCTCGTCACGGCGGGATCCTTCAGCGGCGACGTGGCGGTGGTGGTCCAGAACCTCGCCACCGGCGCGGCGTCCATCCGCTTCTTCGCCAACGCGCCCACCGACGGCTCCACGCTGGAGCTGCCGGTCCGCGCCTCGGACCTGGGGCTCACCCCGGCCGCGCCGCGCTTCACCTACAGCGTCCAGGCGTTCGACCTCTTCACCGGGGACTCGGACGCGACCAGCGACGCCGGTGCGTTCAACGCCTTCGCGAGCGCGGTCGCCACCGGCGACTACGTGACCGTCGCCCCGGCCGGGAACGCCTCCGTGTCCGTGGCGGTGGATCCGGCTGAGTGGGCGCAGACCGCGCCCAAGGGGCTCATGATCGTGAACCTGGACGGCAAGGCCGGGCGAGACCAGGCGGTCCTCGTCCCCGCCCGGTAG
- a CDS encoding carboxymuconolactone decarboxylase family protein has protein sequence MHDHDHDQVYPVPSAELSRHRHELAPEIDDAFHAFSKAAFAEGALARKVKQLIAVAVAHTTQCPYCIRGHTLGALRDGASEREIMEAIWVAAEMRAGGAFAHAVVALDALADKKRQA, from the coding sequence ATGCACGATCACGATCACGATCAGGTCTATCCCGTCCCCAGCGCGGAGCTGTCGCGGCACCGGCACGAGCTGGCGCCGGAGATCGACGACGCGTTCCACGCGTTCAGCAAGGCCGCGTTCGCCGAGGGGGCTCTGGCGCGCAAGGTGAAGCAGCTCATCGCGGTCGCCGTCGCCCACACCACCCAGTGCCCCTACTGCATCCGCGGGCACACGCTCGGCGCCCTCCGCGACGGGGCGAGCGAGCGCGAGATCATGGAGGCCATCTGGGTCGCCGCCGAGATGCGCGCCGGCGGGGCGTTCGCGCACGCGGTGGTCGCGCTCGACGCCCTGGCGGACAAGAAGCGGCAGGCCTGA
- the folK gene encoding 2-amino-4-hydroxy-6-hydroxymethyldihydropteridine diphosphokinase yields the protein MARVFVGVGSSVAPEVHVPRALARLDEAVGLLAVSTFYATPALERPADPPFVNGVVEVRDLLAPAPLKALLGRIEEGEGRRRDGDRFAPRPIDLDLLLHGEAVSCAPDLPLPHPDVTRRRFVALPLLELAPDLVLPGAGKRLSAVAPALPPHPMAPAPELTRQLGRRFAHGRGEG from the coding sequence ATGGCGCGCGTCTTCGTCGGCGTCGGGTCGAGCGTCGCGCCGGAGGTGCACGTCCCGCGGGCGCTGGCGCGCCTCGACGAGGCGGTCGGCCTCCTCGCCGTCTCGACCTTCTACGCCACGCCCGCCCTGGAGCGGCCGGCCGATCCGCCGTTCGTGAACGGCGTGGTCGAGGTGCGCGACCTCCTCGCGCCGGCCCCGCTGAAGGCGCTGCTCGGGCGGATCGAGGAGGGCGAGGGCCGCCGGCGGGACGGCGATCGCTTCGCGCCGCGTCCCATCGACCTCGACCTCCTCCTCCACGGCGAGGCGGTGTCGTGCGCGCCGGACCTCCCCCTGCCCCACCCCGACGTCACCCGCCGCCGGTTCGTCGCGCTGCCCCTGCTCGAGCTCGCGCCCGACCTGGTGCTCCCCGGCGCCGGGAAGCGCCTCTCGGCGGTGGCGCCGGCGCTCCCGCCCCACCCCATGGCGCCGGCCCCGGAGCTCACCCGCCAGCTCGGAAGGAGGTTCGCCCATGGACGCGGCGAAGGTTGA
- a CDS encoding dihydroneopterin aldolase, with protein sequence MDRIAINELLVRCVLGVDDEERRELQDVLISVTLHADLRKAGASDRLEDAIDYRSIKKEILGAAEGSRHRLVEALAERVAALCLGHAGVRRVDVVVEKPGSLRFARSAAVTITRRPARGPA encoded by the coding sequence ATGGATCGGATCGCGATCAACGAGCTGCTGGTCCGCTGCGTCCTCGGCGTCGACGACGAGGAGCGCCGGGAGCTGCAGGACGTCCTCATCAGCGTGACGCTCCACGCCGACCTCCGCAAGGCCGGGGCGAGCGATCGCCTCGAGGACGCCATCGACTACCGGTCCATCAAGAAGGAGATCCTGGGCGCGGCGGAGGGCTCGCGCCACCGGCTCGTCGAGGCGCTCGCCGAGCGCGTCGCCGCGCTCTGCCTCGGACACGCGGGCGTGCGGCGCGTCGACGTCGTCGTGGAGAAGCCGGGCTCGCTCCGCTTCGCGCGCAGCGCCGCGGTGACGATCACGCGCAGGCCGGCGCGCGGGCCGGCGTGA